From one Lotus japonicus ecotype B-129 chromosome 3, LjGifu_v1.2 genomic stretch:
- the LOC130745124 gene encoding uncharacterized protein LOC130745124 translates to MVSWSIELSEHDIRYEPRRAIKAQVLADFLVELTDEEEPPAEITWVVNVDGSSNKEGGGAGIVLQTRDLGAKEILVCCDSLLVVSQANGEAQAKDPILEQYLAHLKRLASTFSKVEFRHVPRAQNDRADTLAKLASTGKPGLNGTVIQGTLALLYVADPERPVGQVMMPIGTEEDWRTPIIKYLRSGWLPEEKAEAKKLVRHASWYTIVNDDLFKRGFSTPLLKCLGKDRAAYVLAEVHGGSCGHHPGGRSLARKVLRAGYYWPTLEKDAADHVKQCDPCQRHADLHNAPPARLSSLVSPWPFHQWGMDLLGPFDTAPGQLKYLVVVVDYYTKWIEAEPLATITSARVQRFFYKNVISRFGVPGVLVTDNGTQFTSKGFRDLLDGLHIKQRFTSVEHPQTNG, encoded by the exons ATGGTTAGCTGGTCCATCGAACTCTCCGAGCATGACATCCGCTACGAACCCAGAAGAGCCATTAAAGCACAAGTCCTTGCAGACTTCTTGGTCGAACTCACCGATGAGGAAGAGCCCCCTGCTGAGATCACCTGGGTGGTCAACGTCGATGGCTCGAGCAACAAGGAAGGTGGCGGGGCTGGGATCGTATTACAGA CTAGAGACCTGGGGGCTAAGGAGATACTGGTCTGCTGCGATTCTCTTCTAGTCGTCTCACAAGCGAACGGAGAAGCTCAAGCAAAAGACCCCATCCTGGAGCAGTACTTGGCCCATTTGAAGCGACTGGCTTCAACCTTCTCCAAAGTGGAGTTCCGCCACGTCCCCAGAGCCCAGAATGATCGTGCAGATACCCTGGCCAAACTGGCCAGCACTGGAAAGCCTGGCCTAAATGGAACCGTCATTCAGGGGACCCTAGCCCTCCTTTATGTGGCTGACCCCGAACGTCCGGTGGGACAAGTTATGATGCCGATCGGTACCGAAGAAGACTGGAGGACCCCGATCATCAAGTATCTCAGATCTGGATGGCTACCTGAAGAGAAGGCTGAAGCCAAAAAGTTGGTAAGGCACGCCTCCTGGTACACTATCGTTAACGATGATCTCTTCAAGCGGGGATTCTCCACCCCCCTTCTGAAGTGCCTGGGTAAAGACAGAGCAGCCTATGTCTTAGCGGAAGTCCACGGAGGCAGCTGCGGCCACCATCCGGGTGGACGTTCCCTGGCCCGGAAAGTGCTCCGAGCCGGCTATTACTGGCCAACCCTAGAGAAAGACGCGGCAGATCATGTTAAGCAATGCGACCCCTGCCAGAGGCATGCTGATCTGCACAACGCTCCCCCTGCCCGTCTTTCATCACTGGTCAGTCCTTGGCCTTTCCATCAGTGGGGCATGGATCTATTGGGCCCGTTCGACACCGCACCCGGCCAACTCAAGTAcctggtggtagtggtggattACTACACCaagtggattgaggccgagCCGCTAGCAACGATTACCTCAGCTCGAGTGCAACGCTTCTTCTACAAGAACGTCATCAGCAGGTTCGGAGTCCCCGGAGTCCTGGTCACagacaatgggacccagtttACCTCTAAGGGGTTCAGAGACCTCTTGGATGGGCTGCACATCAAACAGCGGTTCACCTCCGTCGAGCACCCCCAGACGAACGGGTAG
- the LOC130748015 gene encoding uncharacterized protein LOC130748015 isoform X1, which yields MASNPTSPNHSSSSSESDPDSTAAGGLRLEVPEIPAHRLKTYATLPLPVQVAPKHEAIDQPSIFQDSDPIVQFVNSLGGLSNDDEFNLKLRIWVCSPGDRPWLHKPDGDVKRSHFFFAYEYMFSELGIRLPFSPFVQTVLRDINAAPCQLHPNAWAFIRCFEILSAAVGIAPSPTSFFYLYDVDSKSIKNKGWISLKARAGRKCLHPHKSNAKSSFARKYFRVAVHPAYPEAFTLRDGTALFPLYWTEKPNGITDPSEESLSANDKAFLDLLAPLPILDCTTVLEGADLSRTPKYLEDMNFTNAELLKARERRMARFSPKFNTEGDAKKRGGAENQAESTKAPKRRRLTKISSGAGTSNPGAQPTTAAAPKGKNVAEASIAATTEPTAVPASTPASAGATAAVAAESSVGATAASAGVNATKAAASSDTPIGEKEKENETPKSPPHQEAPPSPPPTRDAGSMPSPPHQGEKSCPGAATTSEAAQIEQAPAPEVGSSSYYNMLPNAIEPSEFLLAGLNRDVIEKEVLSRGLNDTKEETLACLLRAGCIFAHTFEKFNAANVEAERLKAESAKHQEAAAAWEKRFDKLATQAGKDKVYADKMIGTAGIKIGELEDQLALMKEEADELDASLQACKKEKEQAEKDLIARGEALIAKESELAALCAELELVKKALAEQEKKSAESLALAKSDMEAVMQATSEEIKKATETHAEALATKDAEIASQLAKIKSLEDELATEKAKAIEAREQAADIALDNRERGFYLAKDQAQHLYPNFDFSVMGVMKEITTAGLVGPDDPPLIDQNLWTATEEEEEEEEQEKENNE from the exons atggcttcaaaccctacctcccctaatcactcttcttcctcctccgaaagcgaccctgactccaccgctgccggcggcctccgtttagaggttccggagatcccagctcaccgactaaaaacctacgccactctgccccttccagtccaagtagcccccaaacacgaggctatagatcaaccttccatcttccaagacagcgatcccattgtgcaattcgtgaactccctgggtggcttgtccaatgacgatgagtttaacctcaaactcaggatctgggtttgcagtcccggggatcgcccctggcttcacaagccagacggcgacgtaaagagatcccatttcttctttgcgtacgaatacatgtttagcgagcttggaatcaggcttcctttctcgccctttgtccaaaccgtcctccgcgacatcaacgcggctccctgtcaactccaccctaacgcctgggctttcattcgatgttttgaaatcctaagcgccgctgtcggcatcgccccatcccccaccagtttcttctacctttacgacgtcgactccaagtccatcaaaaacaaaggatggatttccttgaaggcccgagccggccggaagtgtttgcatcctcacaaaagtaacgcgaagtcctccttcgcacgaaagtacttccgtgtggcggttcatcccgcctacccagaggcattcaccctcagagacgggaccgccctctttcctctttattggacggagaagcccaacgggatcaccgatccttcagaggaatccttgtccgccaacgataaagcctttcttgatctccttgccccacttcccatccttgactgcacaacagtccttgagggcgctgacctctcaagaactcccaaatacttag aagatatgaatttcacgaacgccgagctcctgaaggcccgtgagaggagaatggctcgcttttccccaaaattcaacactgagggcgacgcgaaaaaacggggcggtgctgagaaccaagccgagagcaccaaagctcccaagaggagaagattgaccaaaatctcctccggcgccggcacatccaaccctggcgctcagcccaccactgctgctgcgcctaaaggcaaaaatgtcgctgaagcctccaTCGCCGCAactaccgagccaaccgccgtaccagcttctactcctgcctccgccggtgcgaccgctgctgttgccgctgagtcctctgttggcgccacagccgcctccgccggcgttaacgccacaaaagctgctgcgtcttccgacactcctattggagagaaggaaaaagaaaatgaaaccccaaagtctccccctcACCAAGaggcgcctcctagcccgcccccaacacgtgatgcgggctccatgccttccccgcctcatcaaggggaaaaatcctgtcctggcgctgccactacctctgaagcggctcaaattgaacaagcccctgctcccgaggtcggttcttcaagctattataatatgctccccaacgccattgaaccctcagaattcttacttgctggtctcaaccgtgacgtcatagaaaaagaagttttgagtcggggcctgaatgataccaaggaggagactcttgcttgcctcctacgcgctgggtgcatctttgctcacacgtttgagaagttcaatgccgccaacgttgaagctgagcggttgaaggccgaaagtgctaagcatcaagaagccgccgctgcttgggaaaagcgtttcgacaaactagcgacgcaggcaggaaaagacaaagtctatgccgacaagatgattggcacggcggggattaaaatcggcgagctggaggatcagctggcgctgatgaaggaagaagcagatgagcttgatgcaagccttcaagcttgcaagaaggagaaagagcaagctgagaaggacttgatcgcccgaggcgaggcgctgattgctaaggagtcagagcttgccgctctgtgcgctgagctggagttagtgaaaaaagcgttggcggagcaagagaaaaagtctgcggagtccttggccttggcgaaatctgacatggaggcggtgatgcaggctacgtccgaggagatcaagaaagcgaccgaaacccacgccgaggccctcgccacgaaagatgctgagattgcttcccaactagcaaagatcaaaagtctagaggacgagctggcgactgagaaggccaaagccattgaggcgagggaacaagccgctgacatcgcccttgacaaccgcgagcgcggtttctacctcgccaaagatcaggcccaacatttgtacccgaactttgactttagcgtcatgggagtaatgaaagagataaccaccgcaggactggttggtcccgacgatcctcccctgattgaccaaaacctctggacagcgactgaagaagaagaggaagaagaagaacaggagaaagaaaacaatgaataa
- the LOC130748015 gene encoding uncharacterized protein LOC130748015 isoform X2, with protein MASNPTSPNHSSSSSESDPDSTAAGGLRLEVPEIPAHRLKTYATLPLPVQVAPKHEAIDQPSIFQDSDPIVQFVNSLGGLSNDDEFNLKLRIWVCSPGDRPWLHKPDGDVKRSHFFFAYEYMFSELGIRLPFSPFVQTVLRDINAAPCQLHPNAWAFIRCFEILSAAVGIAPSPTSFFYLYDVDSKSIKNKGWISLKARAGRKCLHPHKSNAKSSFARKYFRVAVHPAYPEAFTLRDGTALFPLYWTEKPNGITDPSEESLSANDKAFLDLLAPLPILDCTTVLEGADLSRTPKYLDMNFTNAELLKARERRMARFSPKFNTEGDAKKRGGAENQAESTKAPKRRRLTKISSGAGTSNPGAQPTTAAAPKGKNVAEASIAATTEPTAVPASTPASAGATAAVAAESSVGATAASAGVNATKAAASSDTPIGEKEKENETPKSPPHQEAPPSPPPTRDAGSMPSPPHQGEKSCPGAATTSEAAQIEQAPAPEVGSSSYYNMLPNAIEPSEFLLAGLNRDVIEKEVLSRGLNDTKEETLACLLRAGCIFAHTFEKFNAANVEAERLKAESAKHQEAAAAWEKRFDKLATQAGKDKVYADKMIGTAGIKIGELEDQLALMKEEADELDASLQACKKEKEQAEKDLIARGEALIAKESELAALCAELELVKKALAEQEKKSAESLALAKSDMEAVMQATSEEIKKATETHAEALATKDAEIASQLAKIKSLEDELATEKAKAIEAREQAADIALDNRERGFYLAKDQAQHLYPNFDFSVMGVMKEITTAGLVGPDDPPLIDQNLWTATEEEEEEEEQEKENNE; from the exons atggcttcaaaccctacctcccctaatcactcttcttcctcctccgaaagcgaccctgactccaccgctgccggcggcctccgtttagaggttccggagatcccagctcaccgactaaaaacctacgccactctgccccttccagtccaagtagcccccaaacacgaggctatagatcaaccttccatcttccaagacagcgatcccattgtgcaattcgtgaactccctgggtggcttgtccaatgacgatgagtttaacctcaaactcaggatctgggtttgcagtcccggggatcgcccctggcttcacaagccagacggcgacgtaaagagatcccatttcttctttgcgtacgaatacatgtttagcgagcttggaatcaggcttcctttctcgccctttgtccaaaccgtcctccgcgacatcaacgcggctccctgtcaactccaccctaacgcctgggctttcattcgatgttttgaaatcctaagcgccgctgtcggcatcgccccatcccccaccagtttcttctacctttacgacgtcgactccaagtccatcaaaaacaaaggatggatttccttgaaggcccgagccggccggaagtgtttgcatcctcacaaaagtaacgcgaagtcctccttcgcacgaaagtacttccgtgtggcggttcatcccgcctacccagaggcattcaccctcagagacgggaccgccctctttcctctttattggacggagaagcccaacgggatcaccgatccttcagaggaatccttgtccgccaacgataaagcctttcttgatctccttgccccacttcccatccttgactgcacaacagtccttgagggcgctgacctctcaagaactcccaaatacttag atatgaatttcacgaacgccgagctcctgaaggcccgtgagaggagaatggctcgcttttccccaaaattcaacactgagggcgacgcgaaaaaacggggcggtgctgagaaccaagccgagagcaccaaagctcccaagaggagaagattgaccaaaatctcctccggcgccggcacatccaaccctggcgctcagcccaccactgctgctgcgcctaaaggcaaaaatgtcgctgaagcctccaTCGCCGCAactaccgagccaaccgccgtaccagcttctactcctgcctccgccggtgcgaccgctgctgttgccgctgagtcctctgttggcgccacagccgcctccgccggcgttaacgccacaaaagctgctgcgtcttccgacactcctattggagagaaggaaaaagaaaatgaaaccccaaagtctccccctcACCAAGaggcgcctcctagcccgcccccaacacgtgatgcgggctccatgccttccccgcctcatcaaggggaaaaatcctgtcctggcgctgccactacctctgaagcggctcaaattgaacaagcccctgctcccgaggtcggttcttcaagctattataatatgctccccaacgccattgaaccctcagaattcttacttgctggtctcaaccgtgacgtcatagaaaaagaagttttgagtcggggcctgaatgataccaaggaggagactcttgcttgcctcctacgcgctgggtgcatctttgctcacacgtttgagaagttcaatgccgccaacgttgaagctgagcggttgaaggccgaaagtgctaagcatcaagaagccgccgctgcttgggaaaagcgtttcgacaaactagcgacgcaggcaggaaaagacaaagtctatgccgacaagatgattggcacggcggggattaaaatcggcgagctggaggatcagctggcgctgatgaaggaagaagcagatgagcttgatgcaagccttcaagcttgcaagaaggagaaagagcaagctgagaaggacttgatcgcccgaggcgaggcgctgattgctaaggagtcagagcttgccgctctgtgcgctgagctggagttagtgaaaaaagcgttggcggagcaagagaaaaagtctgcggagtccttggccttggcgaaatctgacatggaggcggtgatgcaggctacgtccgaggagatcaagaaagcgaccgaaacccacgccgaggccctcgccacgaaagatgctgagattgcttcccaactagcaaagatcaaaagtctagaggacgagctggcgactgagaaggccaaagccattgaggcgagggaacaagccgctgacatcgcccttgacaaccgcgagcgcggtttctacctcgccaaagatcaggcccaacatttgtacccgaactttgactttagcgtcatgggagtaatgaaagagataaccaccgcaggactggttggtcccgacgatcctcccctgattgaccaaaacctctggacagcgactgaagaagaagaggaagaagaagaacaggagaaagaaaacaatgaataa
- the LOC130748016 gene encoding UDP-glucose flavonoid 3-O-glucosyltransferase 7-like: METLKVYFVPFFAQGHLIPLVHLARLVASRGEHVTIITTPANAQLFDKTIEEDRACGYHIRVHLVKFPSTQVGLPGGVENLFAASDNLTAGKIHMAAHLIQPEIEGFMKQSPPDVLIPDIMFTWSEASAKSLGIPRLIFNPISIFDVCMIEAIKSHPEAFTCSDSGPYHIPGLPHSLTLPIKPSPGFARLTESLVQAEKGSHGVIVNSFAELDAGYTEYYENLTGRKVWHIGPTSLMVHNKKSTTQAALALDHEQHECLTWLSSKEPNSVVYICFGSLCRLSDEQLFQIASGLDASGHQFLWVVHRKNKDDDVADNKWLPEGFEEKMRKENRGMMIKGWAPQPLILNHLATGGFLTHCGWNAVVEAISAGVPMITMPGFSDQYYNEKLITEVHGFGVEVGAAEWSISPYDGKKKVVSGERIEKAVKSLMGEEGAEIRSKAKEVQDKAWKAVQQGGSSYNSLTVLIDHLRTLVTKPAN; encoded by the coding sequence ATGGAGACGTTGAAAGTATACTTCGTTCCGTTCTTCGCACAGGGTCATCTGATTCCTCTTGTTCACTTGGCTCGTTTGGTGGCTTCACGAGGCGAGCATGTGACAATCATCACCACTCCCGCCAACGCACAACTGTTTGACAAAACTATTGAGGAGGACAGAGCATGCGGATACCACATCCGTGTTCACCTCGTCAAATTCCCCAGCACCCAAGTGGGTCTCCCTGGTGGGGTCGAGAACTTGTTCGCCGCATCCGACAACCTCACCGCCGGCAAGATACACATGGCGGCTCACCTTATTCAGCCCGAAATTGAGGGTTTCATGAAGCAGAGCCCTCCCGATGTGTTGATTCCAGACATCATGTTCACCTGGAGTGAAGCCTCAGCCAAAAGCCTAGGAATTCCCAGGCTCATTTTCAACCCAATTTCCATCTTCGATGTTTGTATGATTGAGGCCATTAAGAGTCACCCAGAAGCCTTCACTTGTTCTGATTCAGGGCCCTATCATATCCCCGGTCTCCCTCACTCCCTTACTCTTCCAATTAAACCATCCCCTGGCTTTGCTAGACTCACTGAATCCCTGGTACAAGCTGAGAAGGGCAGCCACGGCGTTATTGTGAACAGCTTCGCTGAGCTTGACGCTGGCTACACTGAGTATTATGAGAACCTCACCGGCCGGAAAGTGTGGCACATAGGTCCTACTTCGCTCATGGTACACAACAAGAAGAGTACTACTCAAGCTGCTCTTGCTCTTGATCATGAACAACACGAGTGCCTTACCTGGCTCAGCTCCAAGGAACCAAACTCGGTGGTTTATATTTGCTTTGGGAGCCTGTGTCGTTTGTCAGATGAGCAGCTTTTCCAGATAGCCAGTGGACTTGATGCCTCCGGGCACCAATTCCTTTGGGTGGTCCATCGGAAAAACAAAGACGACGACGTTGCGGACAACAAATGGCTGCCGGAAGGTTTcgaagagaagatgaggaaagAAAACAGAGGAATGATGATCAAGGGTTGGGCCCCACAGCCGTTGATTTTGAATCATCTGGCGACCGGTGGGTTTCTAACGCACTGCGGATGGAACGCGGTTGTGGAAGCTATCAGTGCTGGGGTTCCCATGATTACCATGCCAGGATTCAGTGACCAGTACTATAACGAGAAGCTGATAACAGAGGTGCATGGTTTTGGGGTGGAGGTTGGCGCAGCTGAATGGAGCATATCACCGTATGATGGTAAGAAGAAAGTGGTGAGTGGAGAACGTATAGAGAAGGCAGTAAAGAGTTTAATGGGTGAGGAAGGTGCAGAAATCAGAAGCAAAGCCAAAGAGGTGCAAGACAAAGCTTGGAAAGCCGTTCAACAAGGTGGATCCTCCTACAACTCTCTCACCGTCCTCATAGACCACCTCAGAACCCTTGTCACCAAACCTGCAAACTAA